The proteins below come from a single Gossypium raimondii isolate GPD5lz chromosome 2, ASM2569854v1, whole genome shotgun sequence genomic window:
- the LOC105788381 gene encoding uncharacterized protein LOC105788381 isoform X1 — MMMMMSNNPSFKKTNSFPLTTQQAPNSQDQPTSYWRSPHHHHHHKIEFPTSPEVPEQGDQIFHAAHPQHPISQTYLPDLFTCASCKEFGSGLRFTCTDCDYQLHDFCALAPPALKRHPIHPLHKLIFFHKPVKGGILKSRCDICDKPTKGSVFKCTICSFQMHPCCAMLSTEIFNISLHPHTLRLLSMPGQSSNGDPAGLACGECNRRRSGRVYRCTICDYHLHAVCAKNMVNGLRANGLKGIEKASMIGTAAKVASQVVKEFIGGLIEGLGEGVGQVLIQSAARGSRCHINSSPRIA, encoded by the exons atgatgatgatgatgagcaACAACCCATCCTTTAAGAAAACCAATTCATTTCCCTTAACAACCCAACAAGCACCAAACTCCCAGGATCAACCAACCAGCTACTGGAGATCTccccatcatcatcatcatcataagaTTGAATTCCCTACATCCCCTGAGGTTCCCGAGCAGGGAGACCAAATCTTCCATGCTGCTCACCCGCAACATCCCATCTCCCAAACGTACCTCCCCGACCTCTTCACCTGCGCTTCCTGCAAGGAATTCGGTTCCGGCCTCCGATTCACCTGCACTGACTGCGACTATCAGCTGCACGATTTTTGCGCCTTAGCCCCTCCTGCTCTTAAGAGACACCCCATCCACCCTCTTCACAAGCTCATTTTCTTTCACAAACCTG TTAAAGGTGGAATATTGAAATCGAGGTGCGATATCTGTGACAAGCCAACCAAAGGAAGCGTTTTCAAGTGCACTATCTGCAGTTTCCAGATGCACCCATGCTGTGCAATGTTGTCAACTGAAATCTTCAACATATCACTCCATCCACACACTCTAAGGCTCTTGTCAATGCCTGGCCAGTCATCGAATGGCGACCCTGCTGGCTTGGCCTGCGGTGAGTGCAATCGGAGGAGATCAGGGAGAGTGTACCGTTGCACCATCTGTGATTATCATCTCCACGCAGTGTGCGCTAAGAACATGGTGAATGGACTTCGAGCCAATGGGCTCAAAGGCATCGAAAAGGCGAGCATGATAGGGACTGCAGCCAAGGTTGCTTCTCAAGTGGTGAAGGAATTCATTGGAGGGCTCATTGAAGGGCTTGGAGAAGGGGTTGGACAAGTCCTGATTCAATCTGCTGCTAGGGGATCAAGGTGCCACATTAATAGCTCACCTAGAATTGCATAA
- the LOC105788381 gene encoding uncharacterized protein LOC105788381 isoform X2, whose product MMMMMSNNPSFKKTNSFPLTTQQAPNSQDQPTSYWRSPHHHHHHKIEFPTSPEVPEQGDQIFHAAHPQHPISQTYLPDLFTCASCKEFGSGLRFTCTDCDYQLHDFCALAPPALKRHPIHPLHKLIFFHKPGGILKSRCDICDKPTKGSVFKCTICSFQMHPCCAMLSTEIFNISLHPHTLRLLSMPGQSSNGDPAGLACGECNRRRSGRVYRCTICDYHLHAVCAKNMVNGLRANGLKGIEKASMIGTAAKVASQVVKEFIGGLIEGLGEGVGQVLIQSAARGSRCHINSSPRIA is encoded by the exons atgatgatgatgatgagcaACAACCCATCCTTTAAGAAAACCAATTCATTTCCCTTAACAACCCAACAAGCACCAAACTCCCAGGATCAACCAACCAGCTACTGGAGATCTccccatcatcatcatcatcataagaTTGAATTCCCTACATCCCCTGAGGTTCCCGAGCAGGGAGACCAAATCTTCCATGCTGCTCACCCGCAACATCCCATCTCCCAAACGTACCTCCCCGACCTCTTCACCTGCGCTTCCTGCAAGGAATTCGGTTCCGGCCTCCGATTCACCTGCACTGACTGCGACTATCAGCTGCACGATTTTTGCGCCTTAGCCCCTCCTGCTCTTAAGAGACACCCCATCCACCCTCTTCACAAGCTCATTTTCTTTCACAAACCTG GTGGAATATTGAAATCGAGGTGCGATATCTGTGACAAGCCAACCAAAGGAAGCGTTTTCAAGTGCACTATCTGCAGTTTCCAGATGCACCCATGCTGTGCAATGTTGTCAACTGAAATCTTCAACATATCACTCCATCCACACACTCTAAGGCTCTTGTCAATGCCTGGCCAGTCATCGAATGGCGACCCTGCTGGCTTGGCCTGCGGTGAGTGCAATCGGAGGAGATCAGGGAGAGTGTACCGTTGCACCATCTGTGATTATCATCTCCACGCAGTGTGCGCTAAGAACATGGTGAATGGACTTCGAGCCAATGGGCTCAAAGGCATCGAAAAGGCGAGCATGATAGGGACTGCAGCCAAGGTTGCTTCTCAAGTGGTGAAGGAATTCATTGGAGGGCTCATTGAAGGGCTTGGAGAAGGGGTTGGACAAGTCCTGATTCAATCTGCTGCTAGGGGATCAAGGTGCCACATTAATAGCTCACCTAGAATTGCATAA
- the LOC105788381 gene encoding uncharacterized protein LOC105788381 isoform X3 — protein sequence MMMMMSNNPSFKKTNSFPLTTQQAPNSQDQPTSYWRSPHHHHHHKIEFPTSPEVPEQGDQIFHAAHPQHPISQTYLPDLFTCASCKEFGSGLRFTCTDCDYQLHDFCALAPPALKRHPIHPLHKLIFFHKPVKGGILKSRCDICDKPTKGSVFKCTICSFQMHPCCAMLSTEIFNISLHPHTLRLLSMPGQSSNGDPAGLACGECNRRRSGRVYRCTICDYHLHAVCAKNMVNGLRANGLKGIEKASMIGTAAKVASQVVKEFIGGLIEGLGEGVGQVLIQSAARGSS from the exons atgatgatgatgatgagcaACAACCCATCCTTTAAGAAAACCAATTCATTTCCCTTAACAACCCAACAAGCACCAAACTCCCAGGATCAACCAACCAGCTACTGGAGATCTccccatcatcatcatcatcataagaTTGAATTCCCTACATCCCCTGAGGTTCCCGAGCAGGGAGACCAAATCTTCCATGCTGCTCACCCGCAACATCCCATCTCCCAAACGTACCTCCCCGACCTCTTCACCTGCGCTTCCTGCAAGGAATTCGGTTCCGGCCTCCGATTCACCTGCACTGACTGCGACTATCAGCTGCACGATTTTTGCGCCTTAGCCCCTCCTGCTCTTAAGAGACACCCCATCCACCCTCTTCACAAGCTCATTTTCTTTCACAAACCTG TTAAAGGTGGAATATTGAAATCGAGGTGCGATATCTGTGACAAGCCAACCAAAGGAAGCGTTTTCAAGTGCACTATCTGCAGTTTCCAGATGCACCCATGCTGTGCAATGTTGTCAACTGAAATCTTCAACATATCACTCCATCCACACACTCTAAGGCTCTTGTCAATGCCTGGCCAGTCATCGAATGGCGACCCTGCTGGCTTGGCCTGCGGTGAGTGCAATCGGAGGAGATCAGGGAGAGTGTACCGTTGCACCATCTGTGATTATCATCTCCACGCAGTGTGCGCTAAGAACATGGTGAATGGACTTCGAGCCAATGGGCTCAAAGGCATCGAAAAGGCGAGCATGATAGGGACTGCAGCCAAGGTTGCTTCTCAAGTGGTGAAGGAATTCATTGGAGGGCTCATTGAAGGGCTTGGAGAAGGGGTTGGACAAGTCCTGATTCAATCTGCTGCTAGGGGATCAAG TTGA